In a genomic window of Amphiprion ocellaris isolate individual 3 ecotype Okinawa chromosome 13, ASM2253959v1, whole genome shotgun sequence:
- the LOC111573624 gene encoding cytochrome c oxidase assembly protein COX18, mitochondrial isoform X3: protein MLSVWSSTRFRVLQLPVRPACSGVIHRRPPAPGHTCSAAPSLDGLHRSGGCRHLSGVRTLSGVRTLSGVSSSSSEDVADVAGAPDVAGAGGWYSSLSDSVPVHLCEHFLVSVQQASGFPWWLSVVVATLSVRTLVTLPLAAYQLVIISKVEALQVEIAELAKRLRYEVSVRARERGWTEKQSRFQFQKNLRRIVSQLYIRDNCHPFKASLLIWVQLPLWISLSLALRNLSLDQSAWQAELAAGGALWFLDLTAPDSTWILPVCLGLTNLLVVEVFSLQRVATSRFQRLVLNSIRGFSVLMIPVAAAVPSSMALYWFTSSLVGFSHNLLLRSPAVHRILRLRTQRSDSPYRDLLSTFISRYRP from the exons ATGCTGAGTGTGTGGAGCTCCACCAGGTTCAGGGTCCTGCAGCTTCCTGTACGACCAGCCTGCTCAGGTGTGATCCACAGGAGGCCACCTGCACCTGGGCACACCTGCTCTGCAGCGCCATCTTTAGACGGCCTCCACAGGTCTGGAGGATGCAGACACCTGTCAGGTGTCAGGACTCTGTCAGGTGTCAGGACTCTGTCAGgtgtcagcagcagtagtagtgaGGATGTTGCAGATGTTGCAGGTGCTCCAGATGTTGCAGGTGCAGGCGGGTGGTACAGCAGCCTGTCAGACTCGGTTCCGGTCCACCTGTGTGAACACTTCCTGGTGAGCGTGCAGCAGGCCAGTGGGTTTCCGTGGTGGCTGAGCGTCGTCGTGGCGACACTGTCGGTCCGGACACTGGTCACTCTGCCGCTCGCTGCGTACCAGCTGGTCATCATCTCCAAG GTGGAGGCGCTGCAGGTGGAGATTGCTGAGCTGGCCAAGAGGCTGCGGTACGAAGTGTCAGTGCGAGCAAGAGAGAGAGGCTGGACAGAGAAACAGAGCCG GTTCCAGTTCCAGAAGAACCTGCGTCGGATCGTCTCTCAGCTCTACATCAGGGACAACTGTCACCCCTTCAAGGCCAGCCTGCTGATCTGGGTCCAGCTGCCGCTCTGGATCAGTCTGTCTCTGGCCCTCCGGAACCTGAGCCTGGATCAGTCAG CCTGGCAAGCTGAGCTGGCAGCAGGAGGCGCTCTGTGGTTCCTGGACCTCACGGCACCGGACTCCACCTGGATCCTCCCGGTCTGTCTGGGACTCACCAACCTGCTGGTTGTGGAG gtgttttctctgcagagaGTCGCCACGTCCAGGTTCCAGCGGCTGGTCCTGAACTCCATCAGAGGGTTCTCGGTGCTGATGATCCCCGTCGCTGCTGCGGTTCCGTCG TCCATGGCTCTCTACTGGTTCACCTCCAGTCTGGTGGGATTCAGTCACAACCTCCTCCTTCGTTCTCCTGCAGTCCACAGAATCCTGCGACTTCGGACTCAGCGATCAGACTCTCCTTACAGAGACCTGCTGTCTACTTTCATCTCCAGATACCGCCCATGA
- the LOC111573624 gene encoding cytochrome c oxidase assembly protein COX18, mitochondrial isoform X7 has translation MLSVWSSTRFRVLQLPVRPACSGVIHRRPPAPGHTCSAAPSLDGLHRSGGCRHLSGVRTLSGVRTLSGVSSSSSEDVADVAGAPDVAGAGGWYSSLSDSVPVHLCEHFLVSVQQASGFPWWLSVVVATLSVRTLVTLPLAAYQLVIISKVEALQVEIAELAKRLRYEVSVRARERGWTEKQSRFQFQKNLRRIVSQLYIRDNCHPFKASLLIWVQLPLWISLSLALRNLSLDQSGVFSAESRHVQVPAAGPELHQRVLGADDPRRCCGSVVHGSLLVHLQSGGIQSQPPPSFSCSPQNPATSDSAIRLSLQRPAVYFHLQIPPMNQKTTGASCLRPPGLR, from the exons ATGCTGAGTGTGTGGAGCTCCACCAGGTTCAGGGTCCTGCAGCTTCCTGTACGACCAGCCTGCTCAGGTGTGATCCACAGGAGGCCACCTGCACCTGGGCACACCTGCTCTGCAGCGCCATCTTTAGACGGCCTCCACAGGTCTGGAGGATGCAGACACCTGTCAGGTGTCAGGACTCTGTCAGGTGTCAGGACTCTGTCAGgtgtcagcagcagtagtagtgaGGATGTTGCAGATGTTGCAGGTGCTCCAGATGTTGCAGGTGCAGGCGGGTGGTACAGCAGCCTGTCAGACTCGGTTCCGGTCCACCTGTGTGAACACTTCCTGGTGAGCGTGCAGCAGGCCAGTGGGTTTCCGTGGTGGCTGAGCGTCGTCGTGGCGACACTGTCGGTCCGGACACTGGTCACTCTGCCGCTCGCTGCGTACCAGCTGGTCATCATCTCCAAG GTGGAGGCGCTGCAGGTGGAGATTGCTGAGCTGGCCAAGAGGCTGCGGTACGAAGTGTCAGTGCGAGCAAGAGAGAGAGGCTGGACAGAGAAACAGAGCCG GTTCCAGTTCCAGAAGAACCTGCGTCGGATCGTCTCTCAGCTCTACATCAGGGACAACTGTCACCCCTTCAAGGCCAGCCTGCTGATCTGGGTCCAGCTGCCGCTCTGGATCAGTCTGTCTCTGGCCCTCCGGAACCTGAGCCTGGATCAGTCAG gtgttttctctgcagagaGTCGCCACGTCCAGGTTCCAGCGGCTGGTCCTGAACTCCATCAGAGGGTTCTCGGTGCTGATGATCCCCGTCGCTGCTGCGGTTCCGTCG TCCATGGCTCTCTACTGGTTCACCTCCAGTCTGGTGGGATTCAGTCACAACCTCCTCCTTCGTTCTCCTGCAGTCCACAGAATCCTGCGACTTCGGACTCAGCGATCAGACTCTCCTTACAGAGACCTGCTGTCTACTTTCATCTCCAGATACCGCCCATGAACCAAAAGACGACCGGAG cttcatgccttcgtccaccaggcctccgttga
- the LOC111573624 gene encoding cytochrome c oxidase assembly protein COX18, mitochondrial isoform X9 — protein sequence MLSVWSSTRFRVLQLPVRPACSGVIHRRPPAPGHTCSAAPSLDGLHRSGGCRHLSGVRTLSGVRTLSGVSSSSSEDVADVAGAPDVAGAGGWYSSLSDSVPVHLCEHFLVSVQQASGFPWWLSVVVATLSVRTLVTLPLAAYQLVIISKVEALQVEIAELAKRLRYEVSVRARERGWTEKQSRFQFQKNLRRIVSQLYIRDNCHPFKASLLIWVQLPLWISLSLALRNLSLDQSGVFSAESRHVQVPAAGPELHQRVLGADDPRRCCGSVVHGSLLVHLQSGGIQSQPPPSFSCSPQNPATSDSAIRLSLQRPAVYFHLQIPPMNQKTTGGLR from the exons ATGCTGAGTGTGTGGAGCTCCACCAGGTTCAGGGTCCTGCAGCTTCCTGTACGACCAGCCTGCTCAGGTGTGATCCACAGGAGGCCACCTGCACCTGGGCACACCTGCTCTGCAGCGCCATCTTTAGACGGCCTCCACAGGTCTGGAGGATGCAGACACCTGTCAGGTGTCAGGACTCTGTCAGGTGTCAGGACTCTGTCAGgtgtcagcagcagtagtagtgaGGATGTTGCAGATGTTGCAGGTGCTCCAGATGTTGCAGGTGCAGGCGGGTGGTACAGCAGCCTGTCAGACTCGGTTCCGGTCCACCTGTGTGAACACTTCCTGGTGAGCGTGCAGCAGGCCAGTGGGTTTCCGTGGTGGCTGAGCGTCGTCGTGGCGACACTGTCGGTCCGGACACTGGTCACTCTGCCGCTCGCTGCGTACCAGCTGGTCATCATCTCCAAG GTGGAGGCGCTGCAGGTGGAGATTGCTGAGCTGGCCAAGAGGCTGCGGTACGAAGTGTCAGTGCGAGCAAGAGAGAGAGGCTGGACAGAGAAACAGAGCCG GTTCCAGTTCCAGAAGAACCTGCGTCGGATCGTCTCTCAGCTCTACATCAGGGACAACTGTCACCCCTTCAAGGCCAGCCTGCTGATCTGGGTCCAGCTGCCGCTCTGGATCAGTCTGTCTCTGGCCCTCCGGAACCTGAGCCTGGATCAGTCAG gtgttttctctgcagagaGTCGCCACGTCCAGGTTCCAGCGGCTGGTCCTGAACTCCATCAGAGGGTTCTCGGTGCTGATGATCCCCGTCGCTGCTGCGGTTCCGTCG TCCATGGCTCTCTACTGGTTCACCTCCAGTCTGGTGGGATTCAGTCACAACCTCCTCCTTCGTTCTCCTGCAGTCCACAGAATCCTGCGACTTCGGACTCAGCGATCAGACTCTCCTTACAGAGACCTGCTGTCTACTTTCATCTCCAGATACCGCCCATGAACCAAAAGACGACCGGAG gcctccgttga
- the LOC111573624 gene encoding cytochrome c oxidase assembly protein COX18, mitochondrial isoform X1, with translation MLSVWSSTRFRVLQLPVRPACSGVIHRRPPAPGHTCSAAPSLDGLHRSGGCRHLSGVRTLSGVRTLSGVSSSSSEDVADVAGAPDVAGAGGWYSSLSDSVPVHLCEHFLVSVQQASGFPWWLSVVVATLSVRTLVTLPLAAYQLVIISKVEALQVEIAELAKRLRYEVSVRARERGWTEKQSRFQFQKNLRRIVSQLYIRDNCHPFKASLLIWVQLPLWISLSLALRNLSLDQSAWQAELAAGGALWFLDLTAPDSTWILPVCLGLTNLLVVEVFSLQRVATSRFQRLVLNSIRGFSVLMIPVAAAVPSSTESCDFGLSDQTLLTETCCLLSSPDTAHEPKDDRRFDQLHFLISFLRVQPVGLPPFRNENKGRPPRLLGATVQ, from the exons ATGCTGAGTGTGTGGAGCTCCACCAGGTTCAGGGTCCTGCAGCTTCCTGTACGACCAGCCTGCTCAGGTGTGATCCACAGGAGGCCACCTGCACCTGGGCACACCTGCTCTGCAGCGCCATCTTTAGACGGCCTCCACAGGTCTGGAGGATGCAGACACCTGTCAGGTGTCAGGACTCTGTCAGGTGTCAGGACTCTGTCAGgtgtcagcagcagtagtagtgaGGATGTTGCAGATGTTGCAGGTGCTCCAGATGTTGCAGGTGCAGGCGGGTGGTACAGCAGCCTGTCAGACTCGGTTCCGGTCCACCTGTGTGAACACTTCCTGGTGAGCGTGCAGCAGGCCAGTGGGTTTCCGTGGTGGCTGAGCGTCGTCGTGGCGACACTGTCGGTCCGGACACTGGTCACTCTGCCGCTCGCTGCGTACCAGCTGGTCATCATCTCCAAG GTGGAGGCGCTGCAGGTGGAGATTGCTGAGCTGGCCAAGAGGCTGCGGTACGAAGTGTCAGTGCGAGCAAGAGAGAGAGGCTGGACAGAGAAACAGAGCCG GTTCCAGTTCCAGAAGAACCTGCGTCGGATCGTCTCTCAGCTCTACATCAGGGACAACTGTCACCCCTTCAAGGCCAGCCTGCTGATCTGGGTCCAGCTGCCGCTCTGGATCAGTCTGTCTCTGGCCCTCCGGAACCTGAGCCTGGATCAGTCAG CCTGGCAAGCTGAGCTGGCAGCAGGAGGCGCTCTGTGGTTCCTGGACCTCACGGCACCGGACTCCACCTGGATCCTCCCGGTCTGTCTGGGACTCACCAACCTGCTGGTTGTGGAG gtgttttctctgcagagaGTCGCCACGTCCAGGTTCCAGCGGCTGGTCCTGAACTCCATCAGAGGGTTCTCGGTGCTGATGATCCCCGTCGCTGCTGCGGTTCCGTCG TCCACAGAATCCTGCGACTTCGGACTCAGCGATCAGACTCTCCTTACAGAGACCTGCTGTCTACTTTCATCTCCAGATACCGCCCATGAACCAAAAGACGACCGGAGGTTTGATCAGCTGCACTTCTTGATCTCCTTCCTCAGAGTCCAGccagtagggttgccacctttcagaaatgaaaataaaggacgcccaccacggcttcttggggccacagttcagtaa
- the LOC111573624 gene encoding cytochrome c oxidase assembly protein COX18, mitochondrial isoform X5, whose product MLSVWSSTRFRVLQLPVRPACSGVIHRRPPAPGHTCSAAPSLDGLHRSGGCRHLSGVRTLSGVRTLSGVSSSSSEDVADVAGAPDVAGAGGWYSSLSDSVPVHLCEHFLVSVQQASGFPWWLSVVVATLSVRTLVTLPLAAYQLVIISKVEALQVEIAELAKRLRYEVSVRARERGWTEKQSRFQFQKNLRRIVSQLYIRDNCHPFKASLLIWVQLPLWISLSLALRNLSLDQSAWQAELAAGGALWFLDLTAPDSTWILPVCLGLTNLLVVEVFSLQRVATSRFQRLVLNSIRGFSVLMIPVAAAVPSASVDSSRLPSLELKLDWNRPKYSPITMPAASQKAPSSGRWQHFF is encoded by the exons ATGCTGAGTGTGTGGAGCTCCACCAGGTTCAGGGTCCTGCAGCTTCCTGTACGACCAGCCTGCTCAGGTGTGATCCACAGGAGGCCACCTGCACCTGGGCACACCTGCTCTGCAGCGCCATCTTTAGACGGCCTCCACAGGTCTGGAGGATGCAGACACCTGTCAGGTGTCAGGACTCTGTCAGGTGTCAGGACTCTGTCAGgtgtcagcagcagtagtagtgaGGATGTTGCAGATGTTGCAGGTGCTCCAGATGTTGCAGGTGCAGGCGGGTGGTACAGCAGCCTGTCAGACTCGGTTCCGGTCCACCTGTGTGAACACTTCCTGGTGAGCGTGCAGCAGGCCAGTGGGTTTCCGTGGTGGCTGAGCGTCGTCGTGGCGACACTGTCGGTCCGGACACTGGTCACTCTGCCGCTCGCTGCGTACCAGCTGGTCATCATCTCCAAG GTGGAGGCGCTGCAGGTGGAGATTGCTGAGCTGGCCAAGAGGCTGCGGTACGAAGTGTCAGTGCGAGCAAGAGAGAGAGGCTGGACAGAGAAACAGAGCCG GTTCCAGTTCCAGAAGAACCTGCGTCGGATCGTCTCTCAGCTCTACATCAGGGACAACTGTCACCCCTTCAAGGCCAGCCTGCTGATCTGGGTCCAGCTGCCGCTCTGGATCAGTCTGTCTCTGGCCCTCCGGAACCTGAGCCTGGATCAGTCAG CCTGGCAAGCTGAGCTGGCAGCAGGAGGCGCTCTGTGGTTCCTGGACCTCACGGCACCGGACTCCACCTGGATCCTCCCGGTCTGTCTGGGACTCACCAACCTGCTGGTTGTGGAG gtgttttctctgcagagaGTCGCCACGTCCAGGTTCCAGCGGCTGGTCCTGAACTCCATCAGAGGGTTCTCGGTGCTGATGATCCCCGTCGCTGCTGCGGTTCCGTCG gcctccgttgactcgtcccgcctgccgtctctggagctgaagctggattggaacagaccaaagtacagtccaatcacgatgccagctgcctctcaaaaggctccttcatctggcaggtggcagcacttcttctga
- the LOC111573624 gene encoding cytochrome c oxidase assembly protein COX18, mitochondrial isoform X4, whose translation MLSVWSSTRFRVLQLPVRPACSGVIHRRPPAPGHTCSAAPSLDGLHRSGGCRHLSGVRTLSGVRTLSGVSSSSSEDVADVAGAPDVAGAGGWYSSLSDSVPVHLCEHFLVSVQQASGFPWWLSVVVATLSVRTLVTLPLAAYQLVIISKVEALQVEIAELAKRLRYEVSVRARERGWTEKQSRFQFQKNLRRIVSQLYIRDNCHPFKASLLIWVQLPLWISLSLALRNLSLDQSAWQAELAAGGALWFLDLTAPDSTWILPVCLGLTNLLVVEVFSLQRVATSRFQRLVLNSIRGFSVLMIPVAAAVPSSTESCDFGLSDQTLLTETCCLLSSPDTAHEPKDDRRPPLTRPACRLWS comes from the exons ATGCTGAGTGTGTGGAGCTCCACCAGGTTCAGGGTCCTGCAGCTTCCTGTACGACCAGCCTGCTCAGGTGTGATCCACAGGAGGCCACCTGCACCTGGGCACACCTGCTCTGCAGCGCCATCTTTAGACGGCCTCCACAGGTCTGGAGGATGCAGACACCTGTCAGGTGTCAGGACTCTGTCAGGTGTCAGGACTCTGTCAGgtgtcagcagcagtagtagtgaGGATGTTGCAGATGTTGCAGGTGCTCCAGATGTTGCAGGTGCAGGCGGGTGGTACAGCAGCCTGTCAGACTCGGTTCCGGTCCACCTGTGTGAACACTTCCTGGTGAGCGTGCAGCAGGCCAGTGGGTTTCCGTGGTGGCTGAGCGTCGTCGTGGCGACACTGTCGGTCCGGACACTGGTCACTCTGCCGCTCGCTGCGTACCAGCTGGTCATCATCTCCAAG GTGGAGGCGCTGCAGGTGGAGATTGCTGAGCTGGCCAAGAGGCTGCGGTACGAAGTGTCAGTGCGAGCAAGAGAGAGAGGCTGGACAGAGAAACAGAGCCG GTTCCAGTTCCAGAAGAACCTGCGTCGGATCGTCTCTCAGCTCTACATCAGGGACAACTGTCACCCCTTCAAGGCCAGCCTGCTGATCTGGGTCCAGCTGCCGCTCTGGATCAGTCTGTCTCTGGCCCTCCGGAACCTGAGCCTGGATCAGTCAG CCTGGCAAGCTGAGCTGGCAGCAGGAGGCGCTCTGTGGTTCCTGGACCTCACGGCACCGGACTCCACCTGGATCCTCCCGGTCTGTCTGGGACTCACCAACCTGCTGGTTGTGGAG gtgttttctctgcagagaGTCGCCACGTCCAGGTTCCAGCGGCTGGTCCTGAACTCCATCAGAGGGTTCTCGGTGCTGATGATCCCCGTCGCTGCTGCGGTTCCGTCG TCCACAGAATCCTGCGACTTCGGACTCAGCGATCAGACTCTCCTTACAGAGACCTGCTGTCTACTTTCATCTCCAGATACCGCCCATGAACCAAAAGACGACCGGAG gcctccgttgactcgtcccgcctgccgtctctggagctga
- the LOC111573624 gene encoding cytochrome c oxidase assembly protein COX18, mitochondrial isoform X8, which translates to MLSVWSSTRFRVLQLPVRPACSGVIHRRPPAPGHTCSAAPSLDGLHRSGGCRHLSGVRTLSGVRTLSGVSSSSSEDVADVAGAPDVAGAGGWYSSLSDSVPVHLCEHFLVSVQQASGFPWWLSVVVATLSVRTLVTLPLAAYQLVIISKVEALQVEIAELAKRLRYEVSVRARERGWTEKQSRFQFQKNLRRIVSQLYIRDNCHPFKASLLIWVQLPLWISLSLALRNLSLDQSGVFSAESRHVQVPAAGPELHQRVLGADDPRRCCGSVVHGSLLVHLQSGGIQSQPPPSFSCSPQNPATSDSAIRLSLQRPAVYFHLQIPPMNQKTTGDVKLKEFYL; encoded by the exons ATGCTGAGTGTGTGGAGCTCCACCAGGTTCAGGGTCCTGCAGCTTCCTGTACGACCAGCCTGCTCAGGTGTGATCCACAGGAGGCCACCTGCACCTGGGCACACCTGCTCTGCAGCGCCATCTTTAGACGGCCTCCACAGGTCTGGAGGATGCAGACACCTGTCAGGTGTCAGGACTCTGTCAGGTGTCAGGACTCTGTCAGgtgtcagcagcagtagtagtgaGGATGTTGCAGATGTTGCAGGTGCTCCAGATGTTGCAGGTGCAGGCGGGTGGTACAGCAGCCTGTCAGACTCGGTTCCGGTCCACCTGTGTGAACACTTCCTGGTGAGCGTGCAGCAGGCCAGTGGGTTTCCGTGGTGGCTGAGCGTCGTCGTGGCGACACTGTCGGTCCGGACACTGGTCACTCTGCCGCTCGCTGCGTACCAGCTGGTCATCATCTCCAAG GTGGAGGCGCTGCAGGTGGAGATTGCTGAGCTGGCCAAGAGGCTGCGGTACGAAGTGTCAGTGCGAGCAAGAGAGAGAGGCTGGACAGAGAAACAGAGCCG GTTCCAGTTCCAGAAGAACCTGCGTCGGATCGTCTCTCAGCTCTACATCAGGGACAACTGTCACCCCTTCAAGGCCAGCCTGCTGATCTGGGTCCAGCTGCCGCTCTGGATCAGTCTGTCTCTGGCCCTCCGGAACCTGAGCCTGGATCAGTCAG gtgttttctctgcagagaGTCGCCACGTCCAGGTTCCAGCGGCTGGTCCTGAACTCCATCAGAGGGTTCTCGGTGCTGATGATCCCCGTCGCTGCTGCGGTTCCGTCG TCCATGGCTCTCTACTGGTTCACCTCCAGTCTGGTGGGATTCAGTCACAACCTCCTCCTTCGTTCTCCTGCAGTCCACAGAATCCTGCGACTTCGGACTCAGCGATCAGACTCTCCTTACAGAGACCTGCTGTCTACTTTCATCTCCAGATACCGCCCATGAACCAAAAGACGACCGGAG atgttaagttaaaggagttttatttgtga
- the LOC111573624 gene encoding cytochrome c oxidase assembly protein COX18, mitochondrial isoform X6, producing the protein MLSVWSSTRFRVLQLPVRPACSGVIHRRPPAPGHTCSAAPSLDGLHRSGGCRHLSGVRTLSGVRTLSGVSSSSSEDVADVAGAPDVAGAGGWYSSLSDSVPVHLCEHFLVSVQQASGFPWWLSVVVATLSVRTLVTLPLAAYQLVIISKVEALQVEIAELAKRLRYEVSVRARERGWTEKQSRFQFQKNLRRIVSQLYIRDNCHPFKASLLIWVQLPLWISLSLALRNLSLDQSAWQAELAAGGALWFLDLTAPDSTWILPVCLGLTNLLVVEVFSLQRVATSRFQRLVLNSIRGFSVLMIPVAAAVPSSTESCDFGLSDQTLLTETCCLLSSPDTAHEPKDDRRC; encoded by the exons ATGCTGAGTGTGTGGAGCTCCACCAGGTTCAGGGTCCTGCAGCTTCCTGTACGACCAGCCTGCTCAGGTGTGATCCACAGGAGGCCACCTGCACCTGGGCACACCTGCTCTGCAGCGCCATCTTTAGACGGCCTCCACAGGTCTGGAGGATGCAGACACCTGTCAGGTGTCAGGACTCTGTCAGGTGTCAGGACTCTGTCAGgtgtcagcagcagtagtagtgaGGATGTTGCAGATGTTGCAGGTGCTCCAGATGTTGCAGGTGCAGGCGGGTGGTACAGCAGCCTGTCAGACTCGGTTCCGGTCCACCTGTGTGAACACTTCCTGGTGAGCGTGCAGCAGGCCAGTGGGTTTCCGTGGTGGCTGAGCGTCGTCGTGGCGACACTGTCGGTCCGGACACTGGTCACTCTGCCGCTCGCTGCGTACCAGCTGGTCATCATCTCCAAG GTGGAGGCGCTGCAGGTGGAGATTGCTGAGCTGGCCAAGAGGCTGCGGTACGAAGTGTCAGTGCGAGCAAGAGAGAGAGGCTGGACAGAGAAACAGAGCCG GTTCCAGTTCCAGAAGAACCTGCGTCGGATCGTCTCTCAGCTCTACATCAGGGACAACTGTCACCCCTTCAAGGCCAGCCTGCTGATCTGGGTCCAGCTGCCGCTCTGGATCAGTCTGTCTCTGGCCCTCCGGAACCTGAGCCTGGATCAGTCAG CCTGGCAAGCTGAGCTGGCAGCAGGAGGCGCTCTGTGGTTCCTGGACCTCACGGCACCGGACTCCACCTGGATCCTCCCGGTCTGTCTGGGACTCACCAACCTGCTGGTTGTGGAG gtgttttctctgcagagaGTCGCCACGTCCAGGTTCCAGCGGCTGGTCCTGAACTCCATCAGAGGGTTCTCGGTGCTGATGATCCCCGTCGCTGCTGCGGTTCCGTCG TCCACAGAATCCTGCGACTTCGGACTCAGCGATCAGACTCTCCTTACAGAGACCTGCTGTCTACTTTCATCTCCAGATACCGCCCATGAACCAAAAGACGACCGGAG atgttaa
- the LOC111573624 gene encoding cytochrome c oxidase assembly protein COX18, mitochondrial isoform X2 — MLSVWSSTRFRVLQLPVRPACSGVIHRRPPAPGHTCSAAPSLDGLHRSGGCRHLSGVRTLSGVRTLSGVSSSSSEDVADVAGAPDVAGAGGWYSSLSDSVPVHLCEHFLVSVQQASGFPWWLSVVVATLSVRTLVTLPLAAYQLVIISKVEALQVEIAELAKRLRYEVSVRARERGWTEKQSRFQFQKNLRRIVSQLYIRDNCHPFKASLLIWVQLPLWISLSLALRNLSLDQSAWQAELAAGGALWFLDLTAPDSTWILPVCLGLTNLLVVEVFSLQRVATSRFQRLVLNSIRGFSVLMIPVAAAVPSSTESCDFGLSDQTLLTETCCLLSSPDTAHEPKDDRSFMPSSTRPPLTRPACRLWS, encoded by the exons ATGCTGAGTGTGTGGAGCTCCACCAGGTTCAGGGTCCTGCAGCTTCCTGTACGACCAGCCTGCTCAGGTGTGATCCACAGGAGGCCACCTGCACCTGGGCACACCTGCTCTGCAGCGCCATCTTTAGACGGCCTCCACAGGTCTGGAGGATGCAGACACCTGTCAGGTGTCAGGACTCTGTCAGGTGTCAGGACTCTGTCAGgtgtcagcagcagtagtagtgaGGATGTTGCAGATGTTGCAGGTGCTCCAGATGTTGCAGGTGCAGGCGGGTGGTACAGCAGCCTGTCAGACTCGGTTCCGGTCCACCTGTGTGAACACTTCCTGGTGAGCGTGCAGCAGGCCAGTGGGTTTCCGTGGTGGCTGAGCGTCGTCGTGGCGACACTGTCGGTCCGGACACTGGTCACTCTGCCGCTCGCTGCGTACCAGCTGGTCATCATCTCCAAG GTGGAGGCGCTGCAGGTGGAGATTGCTGAGCTGGCCAAGAGGCTGCGGTACGAAGTGTCAGTGCGAGCAAGAGAGAGAGGCTGGACAGAGAAACAGAGCCG GTTCCAGTTCCAGAAGAACCTGCGTCGGATCGTCTCTCAGCTCTACATCAGGGACAACTGTCACCCCTTCAAGGCCAGCCTGCTGATCTGGGTCCAGCTGCCGCTCTGGATCAGTCTGTCTCTGGCCCTCCGGAACCTGAGCCTGGATCAGTCAG CCTGGCAAGCTGAGCTGGCAGCAGGAGGCGCTCTGTGGTTCCTGGACCTCACGGCACCGGACTCCACCTGGATCCTCCCGGTCTGTCTGGGACTCACCAACCTGCTGGTTGTGGAG gtgttttctctgcagagaGTCGCCACGTCCAGGTTCCAGCGGCTGGTCCTGAACTCCATCAGAGGGTTCTCGGTGCTGATGATCCCCGTCGCTGCTGCGGTTCCGTCG TCCACAGAATCCTGCGACTTCGGACTCAGCGATCAGACTCTCCTTACAGAGACCTGCTGTCTACTTTCATCTCCAGATACCGCCCATGAACCAAAAGACGACCGGAG cttcatgccttcgtccaccaggcctccgttgactcgtcccgcctgccgtctctggagctga